In the genome of Quercus robur chromosome 3, dhQueRobu3.1, whole genome shotgun sequence, one region contains:
- the LOC126718436 gene encoding cysteine-rich receptor-like protein kinase 3 isoform X1 — MSNSLFLLILVLCLFVNPCLSDPRATEAALICTNKTSPMPQRQTFLSNFLAAMETVTPLIATQRYAAVVNGTGNTTVYAFGECMKDLTKPDCDLCFAQCKSQILRCLPYQRATRGGRLFYDGCYLRYDDYYFFNEALSAPDRTVCGAQDFVGNGSVFRANVNQLVMNLSVEAPKFDGFSVGSVNNGNVTVYGLAQCWEFVNGTACEDCLANAVSNISSCTPKQEGRVLNTGCYLRYSTEKFYYNSTQHVRLRNSNQESKLAIALAATSSALALLLVIATVVFIVRKNVLKRRGEREQLGPLLATVNNSKLNYSYEVLEKATNYFHHSKKLGQGGSGSVYKGVLPDGKVVAIKRLFFNTRQWVDHFFNEVNLISDIHHKNLVKLLGCSIAGPESLLVYEYVPNQSLHDYFSAKRKLQLLKWEVRYKIILGTAKGLAYLHEELEMRIIHRDIKLSNIMLEEDFTAKIADFGLARLFPEDKTHISTGIAGTLGYMAPEYVIRGILTEKADVYSFGVLVIEVVSGKRNNTFSQYSYSILQMVWNLYGIGRVCEAVDPALEGQFQEEEASRLLQIGLLCVQASAELRPSMSTVVKMLSDNHEIPQPTHPPFLNSSSAEISQSRSSRTYNSQPESYTHSLGRPSRTYNSQPESYTHSSGNNSTESGIEPR, encoded by the exons ATGTCTAATTCACTCTTCCTCTTAATCCTAGTCTTATGTTTGTTTGTAAATCCTTGTCTTTCCGACCCAAGAGCCACAGAGGCTGCTCTCATATGCACCAACAAAACCTCCCCAATGCCACAGCGCCAAACCTTCTTAAGCAACTTCTTGGCAGCCATGGAAACAGTGACCCCTTTGATTGCCACACAAAGATACGCAGCTGTTGTGAACGGGACTGGTAATACCACAGTTTATGCTTTTGGTGAGTGCATGAAAGATCTAACTAAACCAGACTGCGATCTTTGCTTTGCTCAGTGCAAGTCTCAGATCCTCAGGTGTTTACCATATCAAAGAGCCACTCGTGGTGGCAGGCTTTTCTATGATGGGTGTTATCTAAGGTACGATGATTACTATTTCTTCAATGAGGCTTTGAGTGCGCCAGACAGGACCGTGTGTGGAGCCCAAGATTTTGTTGGGAATGGTTCTGTTTTTAGAGCTAATGTTAATCAGTTGGTGATGAATCTAAGCGTGGAAGCGCCTAAGTTTGATGGGTTTTCTGTGGGGTCTGTGAACAATGGAAATGTCACTGTTTATGGATTGGCTCAGTGTTGGGAATTTGTGAATGGTACTGCTTGTGAGGACTGCTTGGCCAATGCGGTTTCTAACATTAGTTCATGTACTCCAAAACAAGAAGGAAGGGTCTTGAACACTGGTTGCTATTTGAGGTATTCAACAGAAAAGTTCTATTATAATTCGACTCAGCATGTTAGACTTAGAAACAGTAATCAAG AAAGCAAGTTAGCTATAGCTTTGGCTGCAACATCATCTGCTTTGGCTCTTTTGCTGGTTATTGCAACGGTTGTCTTCATTGTGAGGAAGAATGTACTAAAGAGGAGGGGAG AGAGAGAGCAACTAGGCCCTTTGTTGGCCACTGTGAACAACTCCAAACTCAATTATTCGTACGAAGTTCTTGAAAAGGCCACAAATTACTTTCACCATTCCAAGAAACTGGGTCAGGGAGGATCTGGTTCTGTTTACAAG GGAGTTTTGCCAGATGGGAAGGTTGTTGCCATTAAGAGGCTTTTCTTCAATACCAGACAATGGGTGGATCATTTCTTCAATGAAGTCAATTTGATCAGCGACATCCATCACAAAAATCTTGTGAAGTTGTTGGGATGCAGTATTGCAGGCCCTGAAAGCCTTCTTGTTTATGAATATGTGCCAAATCAAAGCCTCCATGATTACTTTTCTG CGAAAAGGAAGTTACAGCTGCTAAAATGGGAGGTGCGGTATAAGATCATATTAGGTACGGCTAAGGGCTTGGCCTATCTCCACGAGGAATTAGAAATGAGAATCATTCATAGAGACATTAAATTAAGCAATATAATGCTAGAAGAGGACTTCACGGCAAAGATTGCAGATTTTGGACTTGCTAGATTGTTTCCAGAAGATAAGACACACATCAGCACTGGCATTGCTGGCACACT AGGTTACATGGCCCCAGAGTATGTTATTCGCGGCATATTGACTGAGAAAGCAGACGTTTACAGTTTTGGTGTTCTTGTAATTGAAGTTGTATCTGGAAAGAGGAACAATACCTTCTCTCAATATTCATATTCCATCCTACAAATG gTCTGGAACCTTTATGGAATAGGTAGGGTATGTGAAGCTGTTGATCCAGCCTTAGAGGGTCAGTTCCAAGAAGAGGAGGCATCTCGATTACTTCAAATTGGGCTACTATGTGTACAAGCCTCTGCAGAGCTGCGGCCATCAATGTCAACAGTAGTGAAAATGTTATCTGATAATCATGAAATTCCTCAGCCAACACATCCACCGTTTCTCAATTCCAGTAGTGCAGAAATCAGTCAATCTAGATCATCTAGAACATACAATTCTCAGCCTGAGTCCTACACTCACTCTTTAGGTAGACCATCTAGAACATACAATTCTCAACCTGAGTCCTACACTCACTCTTCAGGGAACAACTCAACAGAAAGTGGGATTGAGCCTAGATGA